In the genome of Paenibacillus pabuli, the window ACTGGTTGTGCAGCTAAGCCCAAGAAACTCGTTATCCGATAAAACAGAAAGGTGTGAGCTGCATGGCAAACGCTAAAGGAACATTAAGATCATGCGAACAAGGGCATGCCTATTACAAAAGTAGTGATTGCCCAACCTGTCCTGTCTGTGAGAAGGAGCGAAAACCGAAAGAGGGATTTCTTTCATTGCTGTCTGCACCCGCCAGACGTGCACTGGAAAATCAGGGGATTACGACATTACGACTACTCTCGCAATACACCGAAAAAGAGATTTTGAAGCTGCATGGGATCGGCCCTTCTGCGATGCCCAAACTTCGACAAGCACTTGAAGAAGAGGGGTTATCTTTTAATAAATAACCCTCTTCACTCTTAATCTCCCTAAACCAAACCTGAAGCCAATTCCTCAACCGTCACCTGATGCAACCCATTTCCATCACTAAGGAGCAAACGGTTTTGGCGAAGATCCTGTCTTGCCTGCTTGAACGGCTTATTCTGTTCATTCACGAACTCAATCTTCTGCCCTTTTGTAAGTGTGCCGGGCTTCTCCATTTTCTTGAGAACAAACGTCCCGTGTTTACCATACCCGGCATCAAACAAAAAGTGATACCCATCCGTACAGAAACCGGAGGAGCCGGATAGGTTAGGATCTACAAATGTTACTTTAGGTTGCTGGGTACCGCCTGAAACACAGCCAAGCATAAAATCGGTATAATAATAAAACCATACCTGCTGTTCATTCACCACATTGAGTGCGTAACAATCGGCAATATCGGATGAATGGTCTTCGTATAGTTTGTTACCGTGCATATCCCAGGCTAACAGTCCTTGTGAGCCAATCGGATTATTCCACCCATTGTTCCCGAATACACCCTCGTCAAAGTAGCTGGTCCAAATGGTCCCGTTCTCGGTCACCTGCACACTCTGAATTCCGTCTCCAAGCAGAAACTCGCGAATCGTGTTTCCTTCCCGATCACACACTTTGGCGTTCAGATCATACTTGTCATTCCCATAATACGTGCAGCGCGCCCCGACGAGCAGCAGGTGACCATGTAATGGTTGCACGTAATGATAATTGAACG includes:
- a CDS encoding RNA polymerase alpha subunit C-terminal domain-containing protein, whose product is MANAKGTLRSCEQGHAYYKSSDCPTCPVCEKERKPKEGFLSLLSAPARRALENQGITTLRLLSQYTEKEILKLHGIGPSAMPKLRQALEEEGLSFNK